The genomic stretch TGACTCAGTTAATTTACATATCGAAGATACCCTTCGTGCAGGTGCTGGACTTTGCGAACGGGAAGCTGTCGAAGTGCTGGTTAGCCAAGCTAAACCGCAAATCCATAAACTTTTAGAATTTGGTGTCGATTTCGATCGCCTACAGGATAAGTCCCTTGCCCTGACCCTAGAGGCAGCCCATTCAAGGCGGCGGGTTCTCCATGCTGCCGATGCCACAGGGAGAGAGCTAGTTAGCACTTTGGCAAGAAGGGTCGTTGATCGTCCCAATATTCAAGTTTTAGAAGGAGTTTTAGTTCTCGATTTATTGCTAGAAAAAACGCCATCAGGCGATCGCTGTGTGGGGGTTTCCTGTATCGAATTCCATCAAGATCCGAATAAGGTTATAGGATTACTTGCGCCTGTAACGGTACTTGCTACGGGTGGCGGCGCTCAAGTCTTTTCCCAAAATACAAACCCTCCTGCTAGTACTGGTGATGGCGTAGCGATCGCATGGCGTGCAGGCGCAAAGGTACGCGATCTCGAATTTGTGCAGTTTCATCCCACCGCCTTAGCCATTGAAGGCGCACCAAGATTTTTAATTAGCGAGGCAGTACGCGGCGAGGGAGCGCATTTAATTGACCATAATGGAGATCGCTTTGCCTTTGAATATCATCCAGAGGGAGAACTCGCGCCGCGAGATGTAGTTAGCCGTGCTATTTTTCAGCATTTACAAAAAACTGGCGAACCCACAGTATTTTTAGACTTGTCACCGATTGATCGCGATCGCATTGCCTATCGTTTTCCCAACATCATCAAAATTTGTCAAAAATGGCATATTGATCTTTTCTCACAACCGATCCCCGTCACTCCCGCCGCCCATTACTGCATGGGTGGGATCATTACTGATACATGGGGAGCTAGTTCTATTAATGGTTTGTATGCAGTTGGCGAAAGTTCTAGCACGGGGGTTCATGGAGCAAATCGCCTAGCCAGTAATTCACTCTTAGAATGCTTTGTCTTTGGGGTGCGTTTAGCCGAAAAGGTCGCTCAGGATTTGATTCACAACAATCAAATGAGCAATCTAGATATGGTCACAAACCTTGATGAACTGAAGTTTACCGATCTCCATTTCCATGGGGAATCTCAAGAGCGGATTGCGGCTATTCGCCAAGAACTAAGAGATCTAACATGGAGATCGGTAGGAATTTGTCGTAATGCCGAGGCGATGGAAACTGCGATCGCCCAAATCCAAACCCTCCAAAAAGAAATTTCGACACTGCGGAGCAAAACACGCCTTTGGGTAGAAACCCACAACCTGATTGATTTTGCCTATTTACTAGTCAAATCCGCCCTATTTCGTACTGAAAGTCGCGGCGCACATTTCCGACTGGATTATCCAGATACAGCATCCGCTTGGCAAGTACATACTGTCATTCAGGCTCAAAAAATCATTGCCCAATAGATTAGGGTTCTGCAATTTAGTAAAGAACCCAATTTTTGATGGTGCGGCTTTGTCGCACCATCAAAAATTGGGTTCTTATTTTACGGCTAACCCCCTATATTTTTTAACAACCATCTAAAGGTATGGGTTTGATTGATTTATTTGTCGATTTATTTATTTTTATAGACTTATATTGCTAAAATGTTACACATCGCAATAAAAAGACAAATTTCTATCAACTTTCAGCAAAAAGGATAAATCAATGGCACTTTTCGGATTATTTGGCAAAAAAGATCAAAGCGACGACTCGAACAAATCAGACTCTTCCTACTTCCTCGATCAGGATGCCGCTAAAACCTTCGGTGACATTGACTATATGCGTACACCCAAGGCTGTCAAAAAAACATTCCCAACCGTTAATGGTGTTAAGGGCGCAGAAGTCGTAGAAATCGTTTCTGCTACTGAAAAGGTTGAAGGTTCTGAACTAGGAGTTTCTAGCAGCAAAGCTTCTGAATCGACTCCCAAATCTACATTTGAACCAAAACCAATTAATACTCGCGTAGATTCCAGCATGGATATCTTCCTCAACATGGCAAAAGACATCAAAAAGCGTTAGAAATAGAACAAACTAAAAATAGAAAAGCCCTTGCTGAGCAAGGGCTTTTCTATTTTTAGTTTTAAACTTCCACTTTCAAACCCAGTTTCTCAGCCACACGTTTCTGAAATGCAGCTAAACCACCTTGATCTTTAAACTCTTCATTCAGATTTTGAATATGATCAAGCTCTATAGCTTTACCACCACGTAGATTAAGGTCAAAGCCAAAAACATCATCCTGACTAGGCGCATTATCCCAAATGTGAGCATCTGGCGTATGCAACGATTCTGGGGCAATCCATAACACTTGAACGCGGCGCGTAAGCGCGAAGTCAGGGTGGTTTGGATCATCATGAATTTGATCATCTAAAACTTTAACCAAGTGCGTTACTTTTGTACGCTGGCGCAACAGGAGCAGATCGCCTTCTTGGAGTTTGCGAAAGTTTGCATCATGTTTTGTATTCCAGTGCAGCTTAAACTCTGGTACTAGAGAAGGATAACCAATTTCATCATGTCGATATACCCACACATCGGGATTATTAACATTTTTAGTCCATTTAAGGCGTGACAAGTCAATTTTAGACATTATGACATTTACAAATATTGTGATTAGCAGAACGCTCAATCAGGTTTCAAGTTCCCACCTAATCGCCCCACAATATTTAAGATATCTGATTTTTTTAAAATTGTAAAGTGAAAAAATCGTTTATAAATTGTAATCAAAAAGCCCTCACTAAGTGAGGGCTTTTTTGATGATTAGTCAAAACCAAGGAGATCGAAAATATCGCGATCCTTGAGGGGTTGAGCATATAAAGGCTCAGCATTTTCTAGCATTCCCTTCGCCAGTTTGAGATATTCCTGCTGCACTTCTAAAACTTCAGGATCAGGCTCCATTTCAAACACAGTACATTTTTTCAAACGACTGCGGCGAATGGCATCAACAGTGCGGAAATGCGCCAAGGTTTTAAGACCAACACGCTCATTAAACTTATCAATCTGATCAGTTCCTTCGCTACGGTTGGCAATAATGCCACCAAGACGTACACGATAGTTCTTTGCCTTCGATTGAATCGCTGCCACGATCCGATTCATCGCAAAGATCGAGTCAAAGTCATTAGCAGTCACAATTAAACAGTAATGGGCATGTTGCAGGGGAGCCGCAAAGCCACCACAAACCACGTCACCTAATACATCAAAAATTACAACATCAGTATCTTCGAGTAAATGATGCTCTTTGAGAAGTTTTACAGTTTGACCTGTGACATAGCCACCACAACCAGTACCTGCTGGGGGGCCTCCTGCCTCGATACACATGACTCCGTTGTAACCTTCAAACATGAAGTCATCAGTCTTCAATTCTTCGGAATGGAAGTCAACGGTTTCGAGAATATCGATGACAGTGGGAACCATTCTCTTAGTGAGGGTAAAAGTACTGTCATGCTTCGGATCGCAACCAATTTGGAGAACGCGCTTACCAAGGTGTGAAAATGCGGCTGACAGATTAGAAGAAGTGGTGGACTTACCGATACCACCTTTACCATAGACAGCGATTACCAAAGCACCTTCAATGACCATTGCGGGGTCTTGATGCACCTGAAGGCTACCTTCTCCATCTTCACCCTTATTAATAACTGGTGGACGAACGTTTGCAACTACCAAAATAAACTCCTAATCTTAAATAATTTTTTTACTCCCCCTCTCCCAATGGGAGAAGGGGCTGGGGGATGAGGGCAATTACTTGCCGATCGCTGCTTTTGCTTCGTAGAGAGTTTCTACGGTGATCGAAGTGATCCCGCGATCGCTAGCAAATTTCTCCGTATTGCGTTTGATTTTGCCTCGGACAAAGAAGGGAATCTTCTTTAACTCAGCTTCACCATCCGCACTCCAAGTAATGCCTTCAACCTCTTGAGCTAAGGGTGTAAGAACAGCTTGATTAGAAACAGCATGAACTGTCGAAGCGATCGCTGATTCGGGCGATCGTAACTCTTGTGCTGGTGCAGTATGCAGATGACTCATATGGCCCTCCGCAAACTCGAAGTCTTCCTTGAACATGCCAATCAAATGTTCTTCTAGACCCATCATCAAAGGATGTACCCAGCTATCAAAAATCACATTCGCGCCTTCCCAACCCATTTGCGGTGAGTAACGAGCAGGCACATCTTGAACATGAATTGGCGCAGAAATTACCGCGCAAGGGATACCCAAGCGTTTGGCAATATGTCGCTCCATCTGAGTGCCAAGCACTAGTTCTGGAGCGGCTTCAGCAACTTTAGCTTCTACGGCTAAATAGTCATCACTAATCACGGCTTCAAGCCCGTGCTTCTTGGCAACTTCGCGCACTTCCCGCGCAAATTCACGGCTATAGGTTCCAATACCTACGAGGGTAAAGCCTAATTCTTCAGTAGCAATTCTGGCGGCAGCGAGGGCATGGGTAGCATCGCCGAAGATAAACACGCGCTTACCAGTTAAATAAGTAGAATCCACCGATCTCGAATACCAAGGCAGACGTGAAGCATTAGGATTTGCGGCGGTCGATAGGCGAGATACGTCCCAGTTACCGAGAGTATCAGACTGCGATCGCTTCAGCGCTTCACTCACATCAATCTCGGCAACCTTGCCAATTTCGGCGATAAAATCACGGGTTGCACCGACCCCAATCGGCACAGTCTTAATCGTCGGTTGCGCGAAACTACGATGTAACCAAGTGCAGGTAGTGAGGGCAATTTCAGGATAGAGGCAAATATTAAAATCTGCATCAGGAATCCTTAACAAGTCATCGGGAGTTGCACCCATTGGAGCAACTACATTTACATCGACACCTATTTCTGCCAATAACTTAATTACTTCCCGAATATCATCACGACACCTAAAGCCAAGAGCCGTGGGACCAATAATATTTGCTTTCGGACGAAGTTGGGGATCGCGCTTAGGACGAGGAGTATTAGGCGGCGGCACAACGGGCAGCAGTAACGTGCGAACTAAATGATAGAGAGTCTCACTCGCACCCCAGTTTTCCTTTTTAGAATAGGCAGGTAACTCTAAACTCACAATCGGAATTGGTAAGTTCATGCCCTTAGCCAGAGAACCTGGTTGATCTTGAATCAACTCGGCAGTGCAGCTTTCGCCAACTAGCATGACCTGAGGCTTAAATCTCTCATAAGCATCGCGTACCGAAGTCTTCACCATCTCCGCAGTGTCACCACCAAGATCGCGAGCTTGGAAAGTTGTATAGGTAACAGGAGGACGGCGATCGCGTCTTTCGATCATCGTAAATAATAAATCAGCGTAAGTATCGCCCTGCGGCGCATGAAGTACATAATGTACTCCTTCCATACCAGTTGCAATTCGCATCGCTCCCACATGGGGAGGACCTTCGTAAGTCCAGAGGGTTAGTTCCATAGATTGGTAATTGGTAATTGGTAATTGGTAATTGGCTTTTAGCAATTAGCTTTTAGCTTTTACTAGTCACAGATAGCTAATCGCTAACAGCTAAACCGTTAATCTTCTTCT from Pseudanabaena sp. Chao 1811 encodes the following:
- the nadB gene encoding L-aspartate oxidase, with the translated sequence MDFKKFDAIVIGGGAAGLYTALSLSDSLGDHHASQERDWKIALITKDNLTISASDWAQGGIAAVIDRNDSVNLHIEDTLRAGAGLCEREAVEVLVSQAKPQIHKLLEFGVDFDRLQDKSLALTLEAAHSRRRVLHAADATGRELVSTLARRVVDRPNIQVLEGVLVLDLLLEKTPSGDRCVGVSCIEFHQDPNKVIGLLAPVTVLATGGGAQVFSQNTNPPASTGDGVAIAWRAGAKVRDLEFVQFHPTALAIEGAPRFLISEAVRGEGAHLIDHNGDRFAFEYHPEGELAPRDVVSRAIFQHLQKTGEPTVFLDLSPIDRDRIAYRFPNIIKICQKWHIDLFSQPIPVTPAAHYCMGGIITDTWGASSINGLYAVGESSSTGVHGANRLASNSLLECFVFGVRLAEKVAQDLIHNNQMSNLDMVTNLDELKFTDLHFHGESQERIAAIRQELRDLTWRSVGICRNAEAMETAIAQIQTLQKEISTLRSKTRLWVETHNLIDFAYLLVKSALFRTESRGAHFRLDYPDTASAWQVHTVIQAQKIIAQ
- the bchL gene encoding ferredoxin:protochlorophyllide reductase (ATP-dependent) iron-sulfur ATP-binding protein — its product is MNKGEDGEGSLQVHQDPAMVIEGALVIAVYGKGGIGKSTTSSNLSAAFSHLGKRVLQIGCDPKHDSTFTLTKRMVPTVIDILETVDFHSEELKTDDFMFEGYNGVMCIEAGGPPAGTGCGGYVTGQTVKLLKEHHLLEDTDVVIFDVLGDVVCGGFAAPLQHAHYCLIVTANDFDSIFAMNRIVAAIQSKAKNYRVRLGGIIANRSEGTDQIDKFNERVGLKTLAHFRTVDAIRRSRLKKCTVFEMEPDPEVLEVQQEYLKLAKGMLENAEPLYAQPLKDRDIFDLLGFD
- the bchB gene encoding ferredoxin:protochlorophyllide reductase (ATP-dependent) subunit B: MELTLWTYEGPPHVGAMRIATGMEGVHYVLHAPQGDTYADLLFTMIERRDRRPPVTYTTFQARDLGGDTAEMVKTSVRDAYERFKPQVMLVGESCTAELIQDQPGSLAKGMNLPIPIVSLELPAYSKKENWGASETLYHLVRTLLLPVVPPPNTPRPKRDPQLRPKANIIGPTALGFRCRDDIREVIKLLAEIGVDVNVVAPMGATPDDLLRIPDADFNICLYPEIALTTCTWLHRSFAQPTIKTVPIGVGATRDFIAEIGKVAEIDVSEALKRSQSDTLGNWDVSRLSTAANPNASRLPWYSRSVDSTYLTGKRVFIFGDATHALAAARIATEELGFTLVGIGTYSREFAREVREVAKKHGLEAVISDDYLAVEAKVAEAAPELVLGTQMERHIAKRLGIPCAVISAPIHVQDVPARYSPQMGWEGANVIFDSWVHPLMMGLEEHLIGMFKEDFEFAEGHMSHLHTAPAQELRSPESAIASTVHAVSNQAVLTPLAQEVEGITWSADGEAELKKIPFFVRGKIKRNTEKFASDRGITSITVETLYEAKAAIGK